The following coding sequences lie in one Kiritimatiellia bacterium genomic window:
- a CDS encoding ribonuclease HIII gives MTPQTSFTILLTPAQQEVLTRLLRAGNYAPLTIPHATVAAEGQDCRISLYKSGKCLVQGKGAREWVEFVLEPQVLGEARLGYEEVRQPEVFQPHIGVDESGKGDFFGPLVISAVYVDERLVRLFRDMNVRDSKTITSERKALDLDEAIRRAVAGRFALIAIGPRAYNRLYASMGNVNRILAWGHARAIENVLERVPDCPRAVADQFGPKRQIEQALMKKGRKIKLEQRPRAESDPAVAAASIVARAGFVRALQQIGKQYNVTIPKGASDAVRAVAVQLVKSKGPPLLLDVAKCHFRTADQVLAEAGSSRAALGPEGQAVSKPRREEPS, from the coding sequence ATGACGCCACAGACCTCTTTTACCATCCTGCTGACCCCGGCGCAACAGGAAGTGCTGACGCGCCTGCTCCGCGCCGGGAATTACGCTCCCCTGACCATCCCCCACGCCACGGTGGCCGCCGAGGGACAGGATTGCCGTATCTCCTTGTACAAGAGCGGGAAATGCCTAGTCCAGGGCAAGGGCGCCCGGGAGTGGGTCGAATTCGTACTCGAGCCCCAGGTGCTCGGAGAGGCCCGGCTGGGCTACGAGGAGGTCCGCCAGCCGGAGGTCTTCCAGCCCCATATCGGCGTGGACGAGAGCGGCAAGGGCGACTTCTTCGGCCCCCTCGTCATCTCCGCCGTTTATGTGGACGAGCGCCTGGTCCGCCTCTTCCGCGACATGAACGTCCGCGACAGCAAGACCATCACCAGCGAGCGCAAGGCGCTCGACCTCGACGAGGCCATCCGCAGGGCCGTCGCCGGCCGCTTCGCCCTCATCGCCATCGGGCCCCGCGCCTACAACCGCCTCTACGCGAGTATGGGCAACGTCAACCGGATCCTCGCCTGGGGCCACGCCCGCGCCATCGAAAATGTCCTGGAGCGCGTGCCCGATTGCCCCCGCGCCGTCGCCGACCAGTTCGGCCCGAAGCGCCAGATCGAGCAGGCCCTGATGAAGAAGGGCCGGAAAATAAAACTCGAGCAGCGGCCGCGCGCGGAGTCCGATCCCGCCGTCGCCGCCGCCTCCATCGTCGCGCGCGCCGGCTTCGTCCGCGCGCTCCAGCAGATCGGCAAGCAGTACAACGTCACCATCCCCAAGGGCGCGTCCGACGCCGTCCGCGCCGTCGCCGTCCAGCTCGTGAAGTCGAAGGGGCCGCCACTCCTGCTCGACGTCGCGAAGTGCCACTTCCGCACGGCCGACCAGGTCCTCGCGGAGGCCGGCTCGTCGCGCGCCGCGCTCGGGCCCGAAGGTCAGGCGGTCTCCAAGCCGCGCCGGGAGGAACCCTCATGA
- a CDS encoding methyltransferase domain-containing protein encodes MPDHEEIYRRHAAEYEELVSREDYQGNLLPALEKIVPFRGLDVVDFGAGTGRLTGLLAPLVKSIRAYDLSAHMLEVAVARLRGMGLKNWSVAAADSRCVPAETASADVAIAGWSLCYIATKNPEPELRRALAEMERVRQPGGTVILIETLGTGFTEPHPPDKLATYFSHLTKKGFQQAWIRTDYRFRDRAEGERLARFFFGNETASKIVEDGRGVILPECTGLWWRHGRRI; translated from the coding sequence ATGCCCGACCACGAGGAAATCTATCGCCGGCACGCCGCCGAATACGAGGAACTGGTGTCCCGGGAGGATTACCAGGGGAACCTCCTGCCGGCGCTGGAAAAGATCGTCCCGTTCCGCGGCCTGGACGTGGTGGATTTCGGCGCGGGAACCGGCCGCCTGACCGGCCTGCTGGCGCCGCTCGTGAAATCCATCCGGGCCTACGATCTTTCGGCCCACATGCTCGAAGTGGCGGTCGCCCGGCTGCGCGGGATGGGCTTGAAGAACTGGAGCGTGGCCGCGGCGGACTCGCGTTGTGTCCCGGCCGAAACCGCGTCGGCCGATGTCGCGATCGCGGGCTGGAGCCTCTGCTACATCGCGACGAAGAATCCGGAACCGGAACTGCGCCGCGCGCTGGCGGAGATGGAACGCGTGCGGCAGCCGGGCGGAACCGTGATCCTCATCGAGACCCTCGGGACCGGCTTCACGGAGCCGCATCCACCGGACAAGCTGGCCACCTATTTCTCGCACCTTACTAAAAAGGGATTCCAACAAGCCTGGATCCGGACCGACTACCGGTTCCGGGACCGCGCCGAGGGCGAGCGGCTGGCCCGGTTTTTCTTCGGCAACGAGACCGCGTCGAAGATCGTCGAGGATGGGCGCGGCGTTATCCTGCCCGAATGCACGGGGCTCTGGTGGCGGCACGGGCGGAGGATCTAG
- a CDS encoding fumarylacetoacetate hydrolase family protein, translating to MKLVRFGPPGQERPGVWLDDTPGILDVRAMAFDIEDYDAHFFSRWGLERLRGLLAEKNRKIVPAEGVRLGPPVARPGKIICLGKNYRDHIAEFDSKTPDRPILFAKAATALVGPYDAIRLPADAEADVEVELAAVIGKTARNLSEGDAMSCVAGYTILDDVTDRAAQRADGQWFRAKSRDTFCPLGPFLVTADEVPDPYVLRLTSKIRGQLLQDARASDMIFKLAYLIAYASAAMTLEPGDVLSTGTPGGIGSARKPPVLLRPGDEVEVAIEGLGVQRNRVESDAL from the coding sequence ATGAAGCTCGTGCGATTCGGTCCGCCCGGACAGGAGCGCCCCGGCGTGTGGCTGGACGACACCCCCGGCATCCTCGATGTCCGAGCCATGGCCTTCGACATTGAGGACTACGACGCGCACTTCTTCTCGCGCTGGGGCCTGGAGCGCCTGCGCGGCCTGCTCGCGGAAAAGAACCGGAAGATCGTTCCCGCGGAAGGCGTCCGCCTCGGCCCGCCCGTCGCGCGCCCCGGCAAGATCATCTGCCTCGGCAAGAACTACCGCGATCACATCGCGGAGTTCGATTCGAAGACGCCCGACCGCCCGATCCTCTTCGCCAAGGCCGCGACCGCGCTCGTCGGGCCGTACGACGCCATTCGCCTACCCGCCGACGCCGAAGCGGACGTCGAGGTCGAACTCGCCGCCGTCATCGGAAAGACGGCGCGGAACCTTTCTGAAGGCGACGCGATGTCCTGCGTCGCGGGCTACACGATCCTCGACGATGTCACCGACCGCGCGGCGCAGCGCGCCGACGGCCAGTGGTTCCGCGCGAAGAGCCGGGACACGTTCTGCCCGCTCGGCCCGTTCCTCGTCACCGCGGACGAGGTGCCCGACCCGTACGTGTTGCGGCTGACCTCGAAGATCCGCGGGCAGCTCCTACAGGACGCCCGCGCATCGGACATGATCTTCAAGCTCGCGTATTTGATCGCCTACGCAAGCGCCGCCATGACGCTCGAACCCGGCGACGTGCTCTCCACCGGCACGCCGGGCGGCATCGGTTCCGCGCGCAAGCCCCCGGTCCTGCTGCGGCCCGGCGACGAGGTCGAGGTCGCCATCGAGGGCCTCGGTGTGCAACGGAACCGGGTGGAGAGCGACGCCCTGTAG